The window TGTTTATCATATTGTTCAATCGCGTAACGCACGGTACTTCACCTGATTTATTATTGCCTTCCACTTTAGCGCAATGAATTCAAATAGCTATATGCAAACGCTACTTTTGGTGCCCATCACGCTTCATGTTACCCTTGGCTAAAACTGACAGGACGGCTGAAATGAAAAACAAAATCGTCGCGTCGCCGCAAACCCAAGACGACGCCAATAAAATTGCCAGAGCAACGCAAAAGCCCGGCCAGACTAAAGAGCAGACCAAGCTGATTGCACAAGGGATTGAGAAAGGCATTGCCCTGTATAAAAAAGAGCAAAAAGAGAAGCAGCGCCAAGCCGACCGGGCACGTAAAAAAGCCCTGAAAAGCAAACAGGCGACTTCGAGCCATGACGATGCCTCACAACCATCCGGCTCAGAAACACAAGCCGCTTCGCCATGGCCGATCCGACTGCCCTGGATACTGCTGGTAGTGAGTTGGCTCGGTTTTGCGCTCTACACATTTGGTTAATATGCGCCGGGAGAAGCCGCCCCGGTTTCTCCCGCTGCTTGATATTTTTTTGTAAACGATACCAACCAATTCGCGACTCTGCGTTAAATTAGCCATTCCATTCCTCCTTGATGCAATCCGTTTACTGGCCATCTTCCATCACCATTCACGAAATTGTTCTTTACTACCCTTTATTAGCACAGCTTTTATGGTGATTTTATCTTCTCATAACCTCTTTATCAAAATGTGATTAAGCTAGCATCCATAGATGGTGGAAACGTTTACAGTGTCGACGTGAAACATAATTATCATTAGGAACAAAAAATGTCCCATATACAAAATGGTCTGAGCTTTATAGACATCTTGGTTTTTGCCATCTACGTTGCCATCATCATTGCAGTCGGTCTCTGGGTATCACGCGATAAAAAAGGCGTGGCCAAAAGTACCGAAGATTACTTCCTGGCCGGTAAATCACTGCCTTGGTGGGCCGTGGGTGCCTCGCTGATCGCAGCCAACATCTCTGCAGAACAATTTATTGGTATGTCCGGTTCCGGATTTTCCATCGGTCTGGCGATTGCCTCTTACGAATGGATGGCCGCGTTAACCCTTATCATCGTTGGTAAATACTTCCTGCCTATTTTTATCGATAAAGGCATTTACACCATCCCGGAATTTGTTGAGCAACGCTTTAATAAAAACCTTAAAACCATTCTGGCGGTGTTCTGGATTGCCCTGTACGTCTTTGTCAACCTGACCTCAGTGCTTTATCTGGGTGGCCTGGCGCTGGAAACCATTCTTGGTATTCCGCTGATGTACTCCATCCTTGGTCTGGCACTGTTTGCTCTGGTCTACTCTATCTATGGCGGTCTGTCAGCCGTGGTCTGGACCGATGTAATTCAGGTGTTCTTCCTGGTACTGGGTGGCTTGCTGACGACTTACATGGCGGTCGGTTTTATCGGCGGTGAAAACGGCTGGTTCAGCGGTCTGTCGACCATGATTGACGCCGCACCGGGTCACTTTGAAATGGTCCTCGACCAAAGCAATCCGCAGTACATGAACCTGCCGGGCATTGCCGTACTGATCGGTGGTCTGTGGGTAGCGAACCTGTATTACTGGGGCTTTAACCAGTATATTATCCAGCGCACGCTGGCCGCTAAATCAGTACCGGAAGCGCAAAAAGGGATTCTGTTCGCCGCTTTTCTGAAACTGATTGTGCCATTTTTAGTGGTAATTCCGGGCATTGCCGCCTACGTGATTACCAGCTCACCTGAGCTGATGGCGAGCATGGGCGAGATGGCGACCAACAATATGCCAAGTGCCGCGCACGCGGATAAAGCCTACCCATGGCTGACCCAGTTCCTGCCGGTGGGTCTGAAAGGTGTCGTATTTGCAGCACTGGCAGCCGCTATCGTGTCATCACTGGCTTCGATGCTGAACTCAACCGCCACCATCTTCACGATGGACATCTACAAAGCGTACATAGCCCCGCAAACCGGCGACCACAAACTGGTTAATGTGGGTCGTATCACTGCGGTAGTCGCTTTGGTTATTGCTTGTATGGTCGCGCCTATGCTGGGCGGTATTGGTCAGGCATTTCAGTATATCCAGGAGTACACTGGTCTGGTCAGCCCGGGCATTCTGGCTGTGTTCCTGCTGGGTCTGTTCTGGAAAAAGACCACCAGCAAAGGCGCAATCACAGGTGTGGTACTTTCCATTCCGTTTGCTCTGTTCCTGAAATTCATGCCTCTTAACATGCCATTCATGGACCAGATGCTGTACACCCTGCTGTTCACTATCGTGGTGATCGCATTTACCAGCCTGAGTACCTCAGCCAATGATGACGATCCGAAAGGCATCACACTGACATCATCGATGTTTGCCACCGGCAAAAACTTCAATATTGCCGCGTATGCCATCATGATTGCTCTGGCTGTGCTGTACACCATTTTCTGGTAAATCCTGTCAGACATAACCTAAAGTTATGATATCAAGCCCTGCCTGACGGCGGGGCTTCATCCGTTTTATTAATCCGCACTCAGTGAGCCAGATATGCATCAAGAGTTACTGCCGAATATCGTTACTTTTCTGCAATCCATGTCACCATTCGATCAGCTCAAAACTGAAACCGTCAATCAGATAGCGCATTCGGTCGAAATCCTTTATCTCGGGCAGAATGAATACCTTGATTCGCACCAATCGGCGCAGCAACAATTCCTGTACCTGATCCGGGCTGGCGTGATTGAACAACGTTATCAGGATGGCAGCCTGCGTTCCCGTCTTGGCAGTGATGACATCTTTGGCTTAAGCCAAAACCACCACCAACCGGAATACCGCGTTGTGGCACTGGAAAATACGCTGCTGTACCGGATTAATTATGCATCTTTGCTGGAAAAAGTGGCGGACTACCCGCAAGTTATAGCTCAGCTTGCGCCTAATATCCCCACCCGTCTGGCCCACTCAACCCATCGGCCGGTCACCGAGAGCGCTGACACTATTTTTCTGCAACCGGTCAGTCAATTGCTCAACTCAAAGATTGCGATTGTTTCACCGGATACCACGATTCAGCAGGTTGCACACCGGATGCGGAACGAACTGCGCAGTTCATGTGCGGCGATTGTCGATGAGCAACAAAAACTGATTGGCCTGGTGACAGATAAAGACATGACCAAACGGGTCGTGGCCCAGGGCTGGGATGTCCAACAACCGATATCTTCCATCATGACCACGCACCTTCACACGGTAAACCGCCGCGATCTGGTCTTGAATGCCACTGAGTTGATGATGCAGCATCACATCCAGAATATTCCGGTCGTCGACGATAACTTTGCCATTGTGGGCATCATTACCCCACAGCAACTGATCCAAAAACACAGTATTCAGGCGGTGTTTCTCAACGAAAAAATTCGCCAGGCCGATTCGGTTGTAGCTCTGAGCGAACTAGGCACGGAACGCAATGCGCTGTTTTGTGCCTTGGTGGAAAGCGGTGTTTCCAGTGACATCATCAGCCAGGTCATGACACGGATTTACGATGCGTTTACCTGCCGCCTGCTGGAGCTGGCTGAGCAACACCTCGGCACGGCGCCGTGCGCATTCAGCTGGATTGCAGCCGGCTCCCATGCCCGACATGAAGTCCATCTTGGTTCAGATCAGGATAATGCCCTGATCCTTGCTGATTATGTAACAGAGAGCGACAAAGCCTATTTCAGCCATCTGGCGATGTACTTGTGTAAAGGGCTGGATCAGTGTGGCTATGCATTATGTAACGGTCGCTTTATGGCCGTGACCCGGCAATGGTGTCAGCCGCTGCACATCTGGCAGGAGTACTACCGCAAGTGGTCACGGGCGCCGGAATATGACCAGTTACTCAATCTGAACGTGTTTATTGAAATTCGTCATATCGCCGGTGATCAGAGCCTGTTTGCCGCCCTTGACAGCCAGCGCCAACAGCAGATCAGTGCCAATCCGAAACTGATGGCTGCGCTGGTAACCAACACACTGCGCACCCGTCCGCCGCTTGGTATCTTCAACAATCTGGTCCTTAAAAAAGATGGCCTCAGCGGAGAAAAAACACTCGATATCAAACACGCGGCTCTGAGCTGCCTGGTTGACATGGCGCGTATTTACGCGCTCAGTGCCGGCGGTCAGATGCAGGACACCCTGTCTCGCCTGCAATTTGCCGAGCAACATTCGCTGCTCAGCCACTCCTCTTATCAGGACTGCCTGGGGATTTATCACTTTGTCACCGACCTGCGTAACCAGCATCAGGTTGATGCGCTGCGCAGCGGTCGTCCAGTCAATAATTTGCTGCAGCCGGATCGGTTTGGAAGCTTTGAACGCCAGCATCTCAAAGACGCATTCCGGATCATCTCCGGCTTACAAGATGCAATGCGGGTCAAGTTCGGACAATAAGATGTTAAGCAGAATCGCAACATCATCGTTGCTGCGCCAACTGGAACAGCAACGTCAGCAGATACTCAATGAGAGCACGCACCTGCCGCCATACCTGCAATCCTGGTTACGCCACCCGCTGCCCCAGGCCGATTATGATGTACGCCAGCAACCGATACTGGCGCTGGATATTGAGACCACAGGTCTGGATGCCAGCAGCGACCAGATTGTCAGTATTGGCTGGGTACCTGTCATCAACAACATTATCCGTTTGTCGGGCGCGCAGTACTTTTTAGTGAAACCGTTATCACAAAATCATCACCAACAGGCCCGGATTCACCATATCCTGCCGCAAATGCAACAGCAGGGGATACCACTGCCGCAAGCAATTGAGGTACTATTTACTGAGTTAAAAGGTAAAGTGTTACTCGCACACGGTAGCGTGATTGAACGGCAATTTATCCGGCAATTCACTCAGTTACAAGGCTGGCCCGAGTTACCATTAATCTGGCTGGACACACTGAAAATCGAACAAACTTACCGTCAATTCGCTTCCCACACTGCGCCTCACCGGGCGATTAATGACTGGCGACTGAGTGCAATGCGCCAGCGTTATAATCTGCCCGATTATCAGGCGCATCATGCACTGTCGGACGCCATTTCGACCGCAGAACTCTATCTGGCCCAACAAAAACGTCTGTATGCCAAAGAGTATGTTCCATTAGAAACAGTGTTGAAAGCGTCCGGGTAATACCGATGTACGAACCGCGCCCTGCCCGGCTCCCACAACAGCTAACAAGAAAGGTTTACAGCCCATGGCAACCATCAAAGACGTAGCAAAGGCCGCCGGCGTATCCGTCGCCACCGTATCGCGCGTGATCAATAAATCACCGAAGGCGAGTAAGGCGTCGATTGACGCAGTCACTAAAGCAATGAGTGAGCTTGGCTATCGCCCCAATGCCGCCGCGCGGGCTCTGGTCAGTCAGAGTACCCAGACTATGGGAGTGCTGGTATCGGATGTGTCTGACCCGTTTTTCGGCACCCTGGTCAAAGCCGTGGATACCGTGGCACGCCAGCACGGAAAACATCTGCTGGTTGGTAATGGTTACCATAATCCCGAAGATGAGCGCCGTTTCTATCGAACTGCTGATCAACAACCGTTGTGATGCGCTGGTGATCCACGCTAAAGCGCTGAGTGATGCCGAACTGATTGCCTTTGCGCAGGAAGCGCCGGGCATGGTGATCATCAACCGCTTTATTCCCGAACTGGCCGAGCGCTGCATCTATCTCGACAACCACAAAGGTGCGCATCTGGCGACGGATTTTCTCATTCGCCAGGGGCATAGCAAAATCGCTTTTATCGCTTCCAGCCATCAGATCACCGATGTGGACGAACGGCTGAGCGGTTATCATGATGCGCTGCAGGAGCATGGCTTAGCCCAGCCTGACAGCTATGTTGAATATGGCGATCCGAGCAGTGAAGGTGGTGAGCAGGCGATGCTCAATCTGCTCAGTAAAGGACTTGATATCAGTGCTATCGTCGCTTACAACGACAATATGGCCGCCGGCGCCCTGTCAGTGATGGAGGAAAACGGCATTGCGGTTCCGCAGCAGATCTCGATTGTCGGCTTTGATGACGGACTGATTGCGCGCTACGTCAAACCGCGCCTGACCACAGTGCGTTATCCGATTCAGATGATGGCGGAAAACGCCGCCCAGCTCGCCCTGTATCTGGCTAAACAGCCGACGGAAGCGGACACCAGTCCGAAACGCTATTCTCCGACCATGGTCAAGCGTGATTCCGTCGCCGTGGCGTTGGCAGATTAAGCGACCGGCGACATCCGCGCCCAGCCAAGAAAACACCCTGCCAAAACGCTCACTGACAAAGTGAGCTTTTTTGTTCTGGCAGGCAGGCCACGTACCGATTGTGCGCGCAACAGCACCTGATGAATCATAAAAAAACCCATGATCAACAACCTTGCCACACGCACTGCTTTCTCCCCCCGAAAAGGCAGTTCGCGCGCCGCGCCACTCCCTACAAGTAAACGCGACTATGCTCAAGATGTTGCCATGGGTAACTGGCTATGAAAAACCGAAAATCATCGCCGGGGCATTAGCACCGGCAGCTTATCAACACTCGACCAGGCCGGCCCCTGCTTTGGCTTGGCAGACATAAATACTCTCTTTCAGTCCGGTCGCGGCCTGGTATTGCTGCGCGACGGCGACGTTAACGGCGTCCACCAGCGCAGGTGGAACCAGCGCAACCACACAACCGCCAAAACCACCACCGGTCATACGCACGCCGCCCTGTGTACCGATCACCTGTTTTACAATGTCGACCAGCGTATCAATTTCACTCACGGTGATTTCAAAATCATCACGCATTGAAGCATGGGACTCGGCCATCAGTTTCCCCAACTCCACCATGTCTGCATTACGCAGCGCCTGCGCCGCCTGCAGAGTCCGGGCATTTTCGCTGATCACATGACGGGCGCGCTTGGCCACCATTTCATCGAGCCCGGCACCGCGGGCATTAAACTGCTCCATACTGACATCACGCAGAGCTTTAACACCGAACCACTGCGCGGCCTGCTCACACTGCTGACGACGGGTGTTATATTCGCTGTCGACCAGCCCGCGCTGCTTGTTGGAGTTAATGATCACAACGGCCATATCCTGCGGCATTGAAACCGCCTCGGTTTCCAGGCTGCGGCAATCAATCAGCAGAGCATGATTATCCTCGCCCTGAGCGGAAATCAGCTGGTCCATAATGCCGCAGTTACAGCCGACAAATTCGTTTTCTGCCTGCTGACCATTAAGCGCAATCTCAGCTTGTGACAGCGGCAACTGATACAGCTCTTTAAAGGTCTGACCGATCACCACTTCCAGTGCCGCTGAGGAACTCAGCCCTGCCCCCTGTGGAACGTTGCCGCTGACCGCCAGATCAATCCCGCGGAAAATCTGACCGCGCTCGCGCAGGCAAAGCACAACACCACGGATGTAGTTGGCCCACATTTTGTCATCCACAAAACGGATATCACCGTCGAGGGTAAATTCGTCCATCTGGTTGTCGTAGTCACAGGCAACGACACGTACTACATTGTCATCGCGTTTTTTCGCCGCCACGACAGTCTGATAGTCGATGGCGCACGGCAGTACAAAGCCGTCATTGTAATCGGTATGTTCACCGATCAGGTTGACCCGCCCCGGAGCTTGAATAATATGGCTTGGCTGACAGCCGAAACGCGGCGTGAAAAGACGCGCTTACCGTGTGTTTAAGATCAGACATCATTAAATTCTCTTTGGTTAAAGACGGCGCTTGAAAGCACGCCGTACCGACTAATCAGGCTTGTTCTTTATAGTGGATGTCCGCGACATCACGCAGACGCTGCGCCGCCTGTTCCGCGGTCAGATCACGCTGAGTTTCAGCCAGCATTTCATAACCGACCATGAACTTACGCACTGTGGCGCTGCGCAGCAGAGGCGGATAGAACAGTGCATGTAACTGCCAGTGTTCGATATCGGTTCCGGCGCTGAAAAACGGCGCATAATGCCAGCCCATCGAATACGGGAAAGAGCACTGGAACAGGTTATCGTAACGACTGGTCAGTTTTTTAATTGCCAGCGCCAGATCATCACGTTGCTCATCGCTCAGTTCATTCATGCGCCGAACATGGGTCTTGGGCAGCAGCATGGTTTCAAACGGCCAGGCAGCCCAGTAAGGCACCAGTGCCACCCAGTGCTCTGTTTCCACCACGATGCGTGAACCGTCAGCCAGCTCTGCCTGAACATAATCCACCAGCAGGTTAGTACCGTGTTGCTGGTAATAGGCTTTGAGGTTGGCTTCTTTACGCTCAATTTCATTGGGTAAGAAGCTGTTGGCCCAAATCTGGCCATGCGGGTGTGGCTGCGAACACCCCATGGTTTCACCCTTGTTCTCAAACGCCTGCACCCAGAGGTACTCTTTACCCAGCTCTTCAATCTGCTCATTCCAGGTATCAATCACGGCGCGAATTCCGGCAACCGGAAGCTCCGGCAGGGTTTTGCTGTGATCCGGAGAAAAGCAAATTACCCGGCTCAAACCGGTCACACCCTGAATTTTAAACAGCGGACTGTCCGACTGCGGAGCTTGCGGTGAATCCGTCATTAACGCCGCAAAATCATTATTGAACACATAAGTCCCCGAATAATCCGGGTTCACATCGCCCGAAATCCGGGCGTTGGTCGGACAGAGAAAACAGTGCTGATCATAGCTCGGTAACAGGGCGGTAGACGGTGTTTCGTCCTGACCGCTCCACGGGCGCTTGGCACGATGGGGAGAGACCAATACCCATTGTCCGGTCAGAGGGTTATAGCGACGGTGCGGATGATCCACCGGATTAAATTCAATATTTGTCATCTGTGATTACCTAAACAATGTATGGGCCGTTAGTCCTGATAACCTTGCGGGTTTTGTGACTGCCAGCGCCAGGTATCTCTGGTCATTTCAGCCACACTGCGTGTTGCCTGCCAGCCCAGTTGCTGAAGGGCTTTGTCGGTACTGGCCCAGCATTCGGCAATATCACCGGGACGACGCGGGCAGATCTCATAAGGTACCGGCTGACCACATGCATCGCTGAACGCCTTGACCATATCCAGCACACTAGACCCTTTACCAGTACCGAGGTTAAAAATATGCAACCCGGCCTCAGAGCCGACTTTATCCAGTGCCGCAATATGGCCATCGGCCAGATCCATCACATGGATATAGTCACGCACACCGGTACCGTCAGGCGTGGCATAGTCATCACCGAACACCGCCAGTTTGTCACGGCGCCCGACGGCAACCTGGGCAATAAATGGCATCAGGTTGTTGGGAATGCCTTGCGGGTCTTCGCCCATGCTGCCAGACGGGTGAGCACCGACCGGATTGAAATAACGCAGCAGAGTGATACTCCAGTCCGGCTCAGCGGCAAACAGATCCGTCAGACACTGTTCCACCATGTATTTGCTGCGTCCGTACGGATTGGTGGTGGCACCGGTCGGAGACGATTCAGTGATCGGCACTTGTTGCGGGTCGCCGTATACTGTCGCAGATGAACTGAAGACCAGGCTTTTCACTCCGGCTTTGCGCATACTGCGCAGCAGAAACCAGCGTGCCGTTAACATTATTGTCGTAATACTCAATCGGTTTGCTGACCGATTCCCCGACCGCTTTCAGACCAGCAAAATGGACTACCGCCTTGACTGACGTCTGGGCAAACACCGAATCCAAAAACTCTTCATCGCGAACATCGCCGACAAAGAAACGCGGGCGCACGCCGGTCAACGCTTCTATCCGGTTAAGTACTTCTGCCTTGGCATTACACAGATTATCGACAATCACCGGCGTCATACCGGCCGCTATCATCTGTACACATGTGTGGCTGCCGATGTATCCCATACCACCTGTAATAAGAACGTTCACCTGTCACCTCTTGTTCGTTGTCTGTTGACTATGGGTTGCAGTTTATCCTCAATCTAAGCGCACTTTCTGTGACTCTGCTCTCAAGGTGTAAACGTTTCCACAAATTTGGCAATAAATGGCTTAAGGAAAAACTGGGAGTGTTAAAACAAGGGGTCAGGAAAAGAGATAGCGTTTTCACCACCATACTTATCAGAGTCGTTAAACAGGCTTTACTCAGCGTCTCGGGGCAGAGTCCGGGCGCTCTTATCTGCGAAGAAACGACTAGCAGGACGGACACCCTAAAACCCCCTAAAGGGGACACACACCATAAACACGGCAACGGCGGAAATGAAAAAAATGCGCCGTCCTGGCGGACGACGCATCTTGGTCGGGTCGGACTAGCGACCGTGTTCAGGCACTGAAACCCAGACTGGCAGCGATAGCCGTTTTGCGATCCAGTACCCACTGACTGTCGAACGGCCCCCAATCAGACAGCTGGTAATAGCCATCGTTATGACGTCGGCCATCCTGAATGAACATCAATTCAATACCGATCCCCGGCAGTGCTTTGATCACATCCTGGATAGTACGCCGCGGCCAACCGGTCTTCTCAATCAGTTTGGGAACATTCGGTCGCTCAAGACTCTCCACCAGCAAGGCTAAATACAGGCGCCTTGCAAATACAGGACTCAATTCCATTGATAACCTCCTAATTATGCTAAGCACATTATTTCTGTTTTGCAGCTCAAGGTGTTGAGTTCGATCAATAACTCGCTAATCGCCACCGCCCAGTGAATAATTTTTCAATTCACGAAAATAGTTTCATCACACTTTTGTCAGAAGGAAGCCTTCCTGTTACGATTTGGCAAACATCATAATAAGCAGTATTCAAAGGATTCCTATGACCATCACTATGTACGGTATTCCCAATTGCGACACGATTAAAAAAGCACGCAAATGGCTCGAAGCACAAGGTGTGGATTATCAGTTTCACGACTATCGTAAAGATGGCGTCAACGCTGATCTGGTGAGCGAATTTTGTCAGGCTCTCGGCTGGGAAAATGTGCTCAACAAACGTGGCACTACCTATCGTCAACTGACACAAGAACAGAAAGATAGTCTTAATCAGGACAACGCTATCCCTTTGCTGGTTGAACAACCAGCGATGATCAAGCGCCCGGTTCTGCGTGTCGATGGTCAGCTCCATATCGGTTTTAAAGCCGAACAATACGCTTCTCTTTTCTCTTAAATACAAGGATTTCAAGGATGACAGACAGCCCAGTTTCTGGCTCTCGCAAAAGATTTAATCAGCCGCCAGTCTGTGACCCCGCTCGATGCGGGTTGTCAGGACGTGATGATCGAACGTCTTAAAGCACTCGGTTTTGAGATTGAGATGATGGTGTTTGAAGACACCACCAATTTCTGGGCGCGCCGCGGCAGCGAAGCGCCGCTGTTTGCTTTTGCCGGTCACACTGACGTCGTACCTGCCGGACCGCTGGCGCAATGGCATACGCCTCCGTTCGAACCGACCGTTATCGACGGCCACCTGCATGGCCGTGGCGCAGCAGATATGAAAGGCTCACTGGCCTGTATGGTGGTAGCCGTGGAGCGCTTCATCGCTGAAAATCCGGATCACAAAGGCTCAATCGCCTTCCTGATCACCTCTGACGAAGAGGGCCCGTTTATCAACGGTACCACGCGTGTGGTCGATACCCTGATGGCGCGTGACGAGAAAATCGACATGTGCATCGTCGGCGAGCCATCCAGCACGCTGCACGTCGGTGACGTGGTGAAAAACGGTCGTCGCGGATCTATCACCGGCGATCTGACGGTCAAAGGAACCCAGGGCCACGTCGCCTACCCGCACCTGGCCAATAACCCGGTTCATCAGGCACTGCCTGCCCTGGCAGAACTGGCCGCGACCACCTGGGATGAGGGCAATGAATACTTCCCGCCAACCAGCTTCCAGATCCCGAATCTGCATGCCGGTACCGGCGCCTCAAACGTGATTCCAGGCGAGTTTAATGTTCAGTTTAACTTCCGTTTCAGTACCGAACTGACCGATGAAGAGATCAAACGTCGCGTACACTCAACTCTGGATGCGCACGGTCTTGAGTACGATCTGAAATGGACACTGAGCGGTCATCCGTTTCCTGACCGATACTGGTGCTCTGCGCGATGCGGTTGTTAAAGCGGTCAGTGAAGTCAATCATCAGCAGCCGCAACTGCTGACCACAGGCGGAACTTCAGACGGCCGTTTTATCGCCCGCATGGGAGCGCAGGTCGTGGAGCTGGGTCCGGTTAACGCCACTATCCACAAAGTAAACGAGTGCGTGAACATCGCGGATCTAGAAAAACTGACCGACATGTATCAGAAAACTCTCGAGAACCTTCTCGCGCAATGATGACTGCGGAGCAGCTGACCGGGCAAACCGAGTCACACCTGACCGAAGTCGTGGTGGGCCAGAAAGCCTTTCTGGTCCACCCACAGGTCAGCGCCGATTTACTGGCGTTGAAACAAGCTGCCGATGCGGCCGGCTTTAATTTCAATATTGCCAGCGGTTTTCGCTCGTTTGAACGTCAGCTCGCGATCTGGAACCGTAAGATGAACGGCGAAGCGGTGATCCGCGATGCCGATAATCAGCCGTTAGATACGGCGCGGTTATCGCAAGGTGAAAAGGCGCAGGCTATCCTGCGCTGGTCCGCCCTGCCCGGCGGCAGCCGTCATCATTGGGGCAGTGATTTTGACGTTTTTGATCGTCATGCCCTGCCCGAGGGACAAACGCTG is drawn from Vibrio sp. CDRSL-10 TSBA and contains these coding sequences:
- a CDS encoding UDP-glucose--hexose-1-phosphate uridylyltransferase: MTNIEFNPVDHPHRRYNPLTGQWVLVSPHRAKRPWSGQDETPSTALLPSYDQHCFLCPTNARISGDVNPDYSGTYVFNNDFAALMTDSPQAPQSDSPLFKIQGVTGLSRVICFSPDHSKTLPELPVAGIRAVIDTWNEQIEELGKEYLWVQAFENKGETMGCSQPHPHGQIWANSFLPNEIERKEANLKAYYQQHGTNLLVDYVQAELADGSRIVVETEHWVALVPYWAAWPFETMLLPKTHVRRMNELSDEQRDDLALAIKKLTSRYDNLFQCSFPYSMGWHYAPFFSAGTDIEHWQLHALFYPPLLRSATVRKFMVGYEMLAETQRDLTAEQAAQRLRDVADIHYKEQA
- a CDS encoding DUF2956 domain-containing protein, with translation MKNKIVASPQTQDDANKIARATQKPGQTKEQTKLIAQGIEKGIALYKKEQKEKQRQADRARKKALKSKQATSSHDDASQPSGSETQAASPWPIRLPWILLVVSWLGFALYTFG
- a CDS encoding DUF294 nucleotidyltransferase-like domain-containing protein, whose amino-acid sequence is MHQELLPNIVTFLQSMSPFDQLKTETVNQIAHSVEILYLGQNEYLDSHQSAQQQFLYLIRAGVIEQRYQDGSLRSRLGSDDIFGLSQNHHQPEYRVVALENTLLYRINYASLLEKVADYPQVIAQLAPNIPTRLAHSTHRPVTESADTIFLQPVSQLLNSKIAIVSPDTTIQQVAHRMRNELRSSCAAIVDEQQKLIGLVTDKDMTKRVVAQGWDVQQPISSIMTTHLHTVNRRDLVLNATELMMQHHIQNIPVVDDNFAIVGIITPQQLIQKHSIQAVFLNEKIRQADSVVALSELGTERNALFCALVESGVSSDIISQVMTRIYDAFTCRLLELAEQHLGTAPCAFSWIAAGSHARHEVHLGSDQDNALILADYVTESDKAYFSHLAMYLCKGLDQCGYALCNGRFMAVTRQWCQPLHIWQEYYRKWSRAPEYDQLLNLNVFIEIRHIAGDQSLFAALDSQRQQQISANPKLMAALVTNTLRTRPPLGIFNNLVLKKDGLSGEKTLDIKHAALSCLVDMARIYALSAGGQMQDTLSRLQFAEQHSLLSHSSYQDCLGIYHFVTDLRNQHQVDALRSGRPVNNLLQPDRFGSFERQHLKDAFRIISGLQDAMRVKFGQ
- a CDS encoding ArsC family reductase; the encoded protein is MTITMYGIPNCDTIKKARKWLEAQGVDYQFHDYRKDGVNADLVSEFCQALGWENVLNKRGTTYRQLTQEQKDSLNQDNAIPLLVEQPAMIKRPVLRVDGQLHIGFKAEQYASLFS
- a CDS encoding 3'-5' exonuclease yields the protein MLSRIATSSLLRQLEQQRQQILNESTHLPPYLQSWLRHPLPQADYDVRQQPILALDIETTGLDASSDQIVSIGWVPVINNIIRLSGAQYFLVKPLSQNHHQQARIHHILPQMQQQGIPLPQAIEVLFTELKGKVLLAHGSVIERQFIRQFTQLQGWPELPLIWLDTLKIEQTYRQFASHTAPHRAINDWRLSAMRQRYNLPDYQAHHALSDAISTAELYLAQQKRLYAKEYVPLETVLKASG
- a CDS encoding sodium/sugar symporter, yielding MSHIQNGLSFIDILVFAIYVAIIIAVGLWVSRDKKGVAKSTEDYFLAGKSLPWWAVGASLIAANISAEQFIGMSGSGFSIGLAIASYEWMAALTLIIVGKYFLPIFIDKGIYTIPEFVEQRFNKNLKTILAVFWIALYVFVNLTSVLYLGGLALETILGIPLMYSILGLALFALVYSIYGGLSAVVWTDVIQVFFLVLGGLLTTYMAVGFIGGENGWFSGLSTMIDAAPGHFEMVLDQSNPQYMNLPGIAVLIGGLWVANLYYWGFNQYIIQRTLAAKSVPEAQKGILFAAFLKLIVPFLVVIPGIAAYVITSSPELMASMGEMATNNMPSAAHADKAYPWLTQFLPVGLKGVVFAALAAAIVSSLASMLNSTATIFTMDIYKAYIAPQTGDHKLVNVGRITAVVALVIACMVAPMLGGIGQAFQYIQEYTGLVSPGILAVFLLGLFWKKTTSKGAITGVVLSIPFALFLKFMPLNMPFMDQMLYTLLFTIVVIAFTSLSTSANDDDPKGITLTSSMFATGKNFNIAAYAIMIALAVLYTIFW
- a CDS encoding helix-turn-helix domain-containing protein, translating into MELSPVFARRLYLALLVESLERPNVPKLIEKTGWPRRTIQDVIKALPGIGIELMFIQDGRRHNDGYYQLSDWGPFDSQWVLDRKTAIAASLGFSA
- a CDS encoding M15 family metallopeptidase translates to MTAEQLTGQTESHLTEVVVGQKAFLVHPQVSADLLALKQAADAAGFNFNIASGFRSFERQLAIWNRKMNGEAVIRDADNQPLDTARLSQGEKAQAILRWSALPGGSRHHWGSDFDVFDRHALPEGQTLQLEPWEYLEAHQRPFYQWLQRNLHRFGFFFPYQQHGSGVAFEPWHISHRTTARECLSALTPQMLDQQLEQAPILAKQWVREHLNQIYTQYIIHICDSD